The stretch of DNA CTTTCGGTGTAGCAGTGTTAATATCCAGATTGGCATATTGTTTCAACCGCGGCACAATCCAGTTCCATGCCCAGTGAAAATAGGCGTCTTTCCAAGTGGCAAATTTAGAGTTGATATCGTTCAGATTATTCAGACTACCTGATTCAATCTCTTCTACCAACCAATCTACCTTTTCTTTGGGAACCAGCAGTCCGGCAATGTCCACCCAGTCGCCTACACCTTCGTTACCCTCTGGTTG from Desulfonatronum sp. SC1 encodes:
- a CDS encoding DUF4954 family protein; the protein is MYNSVKITASALERGIEMYQLGLVKFLGNGLVKKLETAEYTTTEEMRKALQPEGNEGVGDWVDIAGLLVPKEKVDWLVEEIESGSLNNLNDINSKFATWKDAYFHWAWNWIVPRLKQYANLDINTATPK